A genomic window from Engystomops pustulosus unplaced genomic scaffold, aEngPut4.maternal MAT_SCAFFOLD_301, whole genome shotgun sequence includes:
- the LOC140110529 gene encoding olfactory receptor 5V1-like — translation MSVADICFSSVTMPWIINSILLDNQVISITACSLQMYGFMAFTSSEFLLLSAMAYDRYIAICDPLHYLLIMNKRFCTGFAAGCWFLGFADTFPHAWYTLRACYCGSNKLNHFFCDLTALLKMSCSETHDIERITYVEGAFLGFGPFVLTVTSYAFIINTILKIQSTEGRAKAFSTCSSHLLIVVIFYGTTLSMYMRPTSTFSLEVNKMITLVYVMIIPLINPVVYSLRNRELKKALKM, via the coding sequence atgtctgtggcTGACATTTGCTTCAGCTCAGTTACAATGCCGTGGATCATCAATTCAATCCTATTAGACAACCAGGTTATATCTATAACAGCTTGTTCCCTACAAATGTATGGCTTCATGGCTTTTACAAGCTCGGAGTTCCTCCTGCTCTCAGCGATGGCCTATGACCGTTACATCGCCATCTGTGACCCACTACATTACTTGCTCATTATGAATAAGAGATTTTGTACCGGTTTTGCTGCCGGTTGTTGGTTTTTAGGCTTTGCGGATACATTTCCACATGCCTGGTATACTTTGAGGGCATGCTACTGTGGCTCCAATAAACTTAACCATTTCTTCTGTGATTTGACCGCTCTCCTCAAAATGTCCTGTTCAGAAACTCACGATATAGAAAGAATTACATATGTTGAAGGAGCATTTTTAGGCTTTGGTCCATTTGTACTCACCGTGACCTCCTATGCTTTTATTATTAATACCATCTTAAAGATTCAGTCTACAGAAGGACGGGCAAAGGCCTTTTCTACTTGTTCTTCTCACCTCCTTATCGTGGTGATATTTTACGGGACAACATTGAGTATGTACATGCGTCCTACGTCCACTTTTTCATTGGAAGTCAACAAGATGATCACTCTCGTTTATGTCATGATTATTCCTCTGATTAATCCGGTTGTCTATAGTCTGAGGAATAGGGAACTCAAAAAAGCTTTAAAGATG